A genomic stretch from Deinococcus ruber includes:
- the map gene encoding type I methionyl aminopeptidase → MAKISLKTPREIEAMRRAGALVAETFQILEPYVQPGVSVQELDQIAERFIRSRGAVPAYIGYGPRNNPFPATICASINEVICHGIPSPRKLREGDIIGVDIGVLMGGVYGDACYTYTVGNVAPDVRRLVDTARDCLTAGLDVVRPGARLGDIGAAIQKLAEGRGFGVVREYTGHGIGKHLHEEPTVYHHGTAGTGLELKAGMVFTIEPMINLGRRETRLLPDGWTVVTADGKPSAQFEHTLVVTPSGYDILTLAPKVAEVAQAQ, encoded by the coding sequence ATGGCGAAGATTTCTCTGAAAACACCCCGCGAAATCGAGGCCATGCGCCGCGCTGGAGCGCTGGTCGCCGAAACCTTTCAGATTCTGGAACCCTACGTTCAGCCGGGCGTGAGTGTGCAGGAACTCGACCAGATCGCGGAGCGCTTCATTCGCTCACGGGGGGCGGTGCCCGCGTATATCGGGTATGGGCCGCGCAACAATCCGTTTCCCGCGACCATCTGCGCCAGCATCAACGAGGTGATCTGTCACGGCATTCCCAGCCCGCGCAAACTGCGCGAGGGCGACATCATCGGCGTGGATATCGGTGTGCTGATGGGCGGCGTGTACGGTGACGCCTGTTACACGTATACCGTGGGCAACGTGGCTCCCGACGTGCGGCGGCTGGTCGACACCGCCCGCGACTGTCTGACGGCGGGGCTGGATGTGGTGCGCCCCGGAGCGCGTCTGGGCGATATCGGCGCAGCGATTCAGAAGCTGGCGGAAGGCCGGGGCTTTGGCGTGGTGCGCGAGTACACCGGGCACGGCATCGGCAAGCATCTGCACGAGGAACCCACCGTATACCACCACGGCACGGCGGGCACTGGCCTGGAACTGAAGGCGGGCATGGTCTTTACCATCGAGCCGATGATCAATTTGGGCCGCCGGGAAACGCGGCTGCTGCCCGACGGCTGGACCGTGGTGACGGCAGACGGCAAACCCAGCGCCCAGTTCGAGCACACGCTGGTGGTCACGCCCAGCGGCTACGACATCCTGACGCTCGCTCCCAAAGTGGCGGAAGTGGCGCAGGCACAGTAA
- a CDS encoding DUF4180 domain-containing protein, giving the protein MEQTGSTNSPSIKTAAELGLRVEAMSDIPDLIGAAFGLDGLILHESDLGPEFYRLSSGLAGELFQKFVNYRVPLCLVLPDFAAHGERFAQLAFEHSRHPGVRFVHTEEEARRWLLSV; this is encoded by the coding sequence ATGGAACAAACTGGGTCAACAAACTCTCCATCCATCAAAACGGCGGCTGAACTGGGTCTGCGGGTCGAGGCCATGTCTGACATCCCCGACCTGATCGGCGCGGCCTTCGGGCTGGACGGCCTGATCCTGCACGAAAGCGACCTCGGCCCCGAGTTTTATCGCCTGAGCAGCGGCCTCGCCGGAGAACTCTTTCAGAAATTCGTGAATTACCGCGTGCCGCTCTGCCTGGTGTTGCCCGACTTCGCGGCCCACGGCGAACGCTTCGCACAGCTGGCTTTCGAACATTCCAGGCATCCGGGCGTGCGCTTCGTTCACACCGAAGAGGAAGCGCGGCGCTGGCTGCTGTCTGTGTAG
- a CDS encoding aminotransferase family protein, giving the protein MSSSVFYRSSAPYPVAVRAEGPYLWDTAGKRYLDGASGALVANIGQGRGSVAQAMATAARTLAFVHGSQFSSPALEEYAARLMDFLELPGFRFWAVSGGSEATESAIKLSRQYHAERGETGRFRIVTRRPSYHGASLGSLAASGMGARRELYTPLMNEDAWPKLSKPDAAANGRHDAETLRTLLLELGPETVAAFMAEPVVGASDAALSPAPGYYERVREICDEFGVLFVADEVMSGMGRCGTPLAVRQWSAVTPDIVVLGKGLAAGYAPLAGVAASPHVYGTVMSGSGAFKHGFTYAGHPVSAAAGAAVLDVLEHEHLLQRSAELGTRLLAGLEELKRRHPVILEARGRGLMLGLVLGDPETQASFQTPGIAARLGKAAFQRGLIVYPGSGALDGTRGDHVLLGPALSLTDPQAAELLSLLDAAFTDVLE; this is encoded by the coding sequence ATGTCCAGCAGCGTGTTCTACCGTTCCAGCGCCCCGTATCCCGTCGCCGTCCGTGCCGAGGGGCCGTACCTGTGGGATACGGCTGGAAAACGCTATCTAGACGGGGCTTCGGGGGCACTGGTCGCCAATATCGGGCAGGGGCGCGGCAGCGTGGCGCAGGCGATGGCGACGGCGGCCCGCACGCTGGCCTTCGTGCATGGGTCGCAGTTCAGCAGCCCGGCGCTCGAAGAGTATGCAGCGCGACTGATGGACTTTCTGGAGCTGCCCGGCTTCCGCTTCTGGGCCGTTTCGGGCGGCTCCGAGGCCACCGAGAGCGCCATCAAGCTGAGTCGGCAGTACCACGCCGAACGCGGCGAAACGGGCCGGTTCCGCATCGTCACCCGGCGGCCCAGCTATCACGGCGCGAGCCTGGGCAGTCTGGCGGCGTCGGGCATGGGCGCGAGGCGCGAGCTGTACACCCCGCTGATGAACGAAGATGCCTGGCCCAAACTGTCCAAACCCGATGCCGCCGCCAACGGACGACACGACGCCGAAACCCTGAGAACGCTGCTGCTGGAACTCGGCCCCGAAACCGTCGCGGCGTTCATGGCCGAGCCGGTGGTGGGCGCGTCGGACGCGGCACTCAGTCCGGCTCCCGGCTATTACGAGCGCGTCCGTGAAATCTGCGACGAATTCGGCGTGCTGTTCGTGGCCGATGAAGTCATGAGCGGCATGGGACGCTGCGGCACACCGCTGGCCGTGCGGCAGTGGAGCGCGGTGACGCCCGATATCGTGGTGCTGGGGAAAGGGCTGGCTGCTGGATACGCGCCGCTGGCAGGCGTGGCGGCCTCGCCACACGTCTACGGCACCGTGATGAGCGGCAGCGGAGCCTTCAAACACGGCTTTACCTACGCGGGCCACCCGGTCAGCGCGGCGGCGGGCGCGGCGGTGCTGGACGTGCTGGAACACGAGCACCTGCTCCAGCGCAGCGCCGAACTCGGAACGCGGCTGCTGGCAGGTCTGGAAGAACTGAAACGCCGTCATCCGGTCATTCTGGAAGCGCGGGGGCGCGGCCTGATGCTGGGTCTGGTGCTGGGCGACCCCGAAACGCAGGCCAGTTTCCAGACGCCAGGCATCGCGGCCCGCCTCGGCAAAGCGGCGTTTCAGCGCGGCCTGATCGTGTATCCCGGCTCTGGGGCACTGGACGGCACACGCGGCGACCATGTGTTGCTGGGGCCAGCGCTCAGCCTGACCGACCCGCAGGCCGCTGAACTGCTGAGCCTGCTGGACGCGGCTTTTACAGACGTGCTGGAATGA
- a CDS encoding N-acetylmuramoyl-L-alanine amidase family protein has protein sequence MPRPAFLPCLLLLSGALLCAAPAAALALPATPPAVSSSAPIFVAYPANGAKVAFDHVIFEGSVLPGATLSVNGRKLDVGPDGLFMEWLPLTPGVNDLLLSSVSGSQTSALSFRVVSAPAAPLPASPARITPGSALPDGGWIRYGVPTLALEDRRLTFAFSGSPGGKAVFWIGTQGPYSMTETGRGRYSGSYTLRPSDTFNHAPVRYLLRAPDGSRAELSAPGSVSTLPGPRYAEVTALDLGRGVNPVTAGWAPVGGDNLLYPRQGTQFAVVGENAGNFLTRLPGEPTLPLLEVTRSTSTLLPEGTPPALAVLTSATLTELSAEDTSTHLTLRLPLGARVPFTLQQQANTLELRLYGTGGDPADLNAALETAAPTDPLLQSLTWSRTPATGPLVATLTLETEQQWGYDAVYDGSDLLLSVRRPPPASADAALPLAGRRIVVDPGHGGSELGGAGALRVQEKDIMLPVAQAVAAGLRTLGATVVLTRTNDVQVPLYNRPLLAEALDADLLLSIHANALPDGSDPRGRRGVGAYWTQPQARPLAACLVGAVASELPELGVDTPDNGGLHLANLALTRPSTQLSVLVETAYLTDAGNLRTLMSDAGRARIAAALVDGVRDFYAGKCSGQ, from the coding sequence ATGCCCAGACCGGCTTTCCTGCCCTGCCTTCTGCTGCTGTCCGGAGCGCTGCTGTGTGCCGCTCCCGCCGCCGCACTCGCCCTTCCAGCAACTCCGCCCGCAGTTTCATCATCTGCGCCGATCTTCGTGGCGTACCCGGCCAACGGGGCGAAGGTGGCCTTCGATCACGTCATCTTCGAGGGAAGCGTGCTGCCCGGAGCGACCCTGAGCGTGAACGGGCGAAAGCTGGACGTGGGGCCAGACGGCCTGTTCATGGAGTGGCTGCCGCTGACTCCGGGCGTGAACGACCTGCTGCTCAGTTCTGTATCGGGGAGCCAGACGAGCGCCCTGAGCTTCCGGGTCGTGTCTGCGCCCGCTGCGCCGCTGCCCGCCTCCCCTGCCCGCATCACGCCCGGCTCGGCGCTGCCGGATGGCGGCTGGATTCGCTACGGCGTGCCGACGCTCGCGCTGGAAGATCGTCGCCTGACCTTTGCATTCAGCGGCTCGCCGGGCGGAAAGGCGGTGTTCTGGATCGGCACGCAGGGGCCGTATTCGATGACCGAAACGGGACGCGGGCGCTACAGTGGCAGCTACACGCTGCGTCCGTCCGACACCTTCAACCACGCGCCCGTGCGCTACCTGCTGCGCGCCCCAGACGGCAGCCGCGCCGAGCTGAGTGCCCCCGGCAGCGTCAGCACTCTGCCGGGGCCGAGGTACGCCGAGGTGACTGCGCTCGATCTGGGCCGGGGCGTCAATCCGGTGACAGCAGGGTGGGCACCCGTGGGCGGCGACAACCTGCTGTATCCGCGCCAGGGCACGCAGTTCGCGGTGGTGGGCGAAAACGCGGGCAATTTCCTGACGCGCCTGCCAGGCGAGCCGACGCTACCGCTGCTGGAGGTCACGCGCAGCACGTCCACTTTGTTGCCGGAAGGAACCCCGCCCGCCCTCGCTGTCCTGACGAGCGCCACCCTGACCGAACTCAGCGCCGAAGATACCTCCACACACCTCACGCTGCGCCTGCCGCTGGGTGCCCGCGTTCCATTCACGCTCCAGCAGCAGGCAAATACGCTGGAACTGCGGCTGTACGGTACCGGCGGCGATCCGGCAGACCTGAACGCGGCTCTGGAAACGGCGGCACCGACCGATCCGCTGCTGCAAAGCCTGACGTGGAGCAGAACCCCGGCGACTGGCCCGCTGGTCGCCACCCTGACACTGGAGACCGAGCAGCAGTGGGGCTACGACGCCGTGTACGACGGCTCCGATCTGCTGCTCAGCGTGCGCCGCCCACCACCCGCCTCTGCCGACGCCGCTCTGCCGCTGGCGGGGCGACGCATCGTGGTCGATCCGGGGCACGGCGGCAGCGAACTGGGCGGGGCCGGGGCGCTCAGAGTGCAGGAGAAGGACATCATGCTGCCGGTGGCGCAGGCGGTGGCAGCGGGCCTACGAACACTGGGGGCGACTGTGGTGCTGACCCGCACGAACGATGTGCAGGTGCCGCTGTACAACCGCCCGCTGCTGGCCGAAGCGCTCGACGCCGACCTGCTGCTGAGTATTCATGCCAACGCCCTGCCAGACGGCAGCGATCCCAGGGGGCGGCGGGGCGTGGGCGCGTACTGGACGCAGCCGCAGGCAAGGCCGCTGGCCGCCTGCCTGGTGGGTGCAGTCGCCAGCGAGCTTCCAGAACTCGGCGTGGATACCCCCGACAACGGTGGCCTGCACCTCGCCAATCTGGCTCTCACCCGCCCCAGCACGCAGCTCTCGGTGCTGGTCGAAACGGCTTATCTGACCGACGCAGGCAATCTGCGAACCCTGATGAGCGACGCTGGACGCGCCCGCATCGCGGCGGCGCTGGTAGATGGTGTGCGCGATTTTTATGCCGGGAAGTGCAGCGGGCAATAA
- a CDS encoding Lrp/AsnC family transcriptional regulator — protein sequence MKLHGGPLDPLDYRILRELQEDARLSMRELGRRVDLSAPAVTERVRRLEETGVILGYGARVASRPMGRSITAFVGVRDSGKRDPELVRWAQAHDSVLECHSVTGDNSCILKVAVPDVHALEQLLADLIQMGFTCDTSIVLSTPLEGKLMLPPLPG from the coding sequence ATGAAACTGCACGGCGGCCCCCTCGACCCCCTCGACTACCGGATTTTGCGCGAACTTCAGGAAGACGCCCGGCTGAGCATGCGCGAACTGGGACGCCGCGTCGATCTGAGCGCCCCCGCCGTGACCGAACGCGTGCGGCGACTAGAAGAAACCGGTGTGATTCTCGGGTACGGCGCACGGGTGGCAAGCAGGCCGATGGGGCGCAGCATCACCGCCTTCGTGGGTGTGCGCGACAGTGGCAAACGCGACCCAGAGCTGGTGCGCTGGGCACAGGCGCACGACAGCGTGCTGGAATGCCACAGCGTCACCGGCGACAACTCGTGCATCCTGAAGGTGGCGGTGCCCGACGTGCACGCCCTCGAACAGCTTCTGGCCGACCTGATTCAGATGGGCTTTACCTGCGACACCAGCATCGTGCTGAGTACCCCGCTGGAAGGCAAACTGATGCTGCCGCCGCTGCCGGGTTGA
- a CDS encoding DinB family protein gives MISDLARLYERDLNKVIEELELYPDEAAIWTVQPGIANPAGNLALHLVGNLRLFVGLNLGGIAYVRDRPAEFARKDVPRSELVAALQTTAQGIQQTLAKLDEDALNQAYPAAVAGFPADMTTAAFLMHLYGHLNWHLGQIDYHRRLLFPQHQG, from the coding sequence ATGATTTCAGACCTTGCCCGCCTGTACGAGCGCGACCTGAACAAAGTCATCGAGGAACTGGAGCTGTACCCGGACGAAGCAGCGATCTGGACGGTTCAGCCGGGCATCGCCAATCCTGCCGGGAATCTGGCGCTGCATCTGGTGGGCAATCTGCGGCTGTTTGTGGGGCTGAATCTGGGCGGCATTGCATATGTGCGTGACCGCCCCGCCGAATTCGCCCGCAAGGATGTGCCGCGCTCAGAATTGGTGGCGGCGCTGCAAACCACCGCGCAGGGCATTCAACAGACCCTGGCGAAGCTGGACGAAGATGCACTGAATCAGGCGTACCCGGCAGCCGTCGCGGGGTTTCCAGCCGATATGACCACCGCCGCCTTCCTGATGCACCTGTACGGCCACCTGAACTGGCACCTGGGACAGATCGACTACCACCGCCGCCTGTTGTTTCCGCAGCACCAGGGCTGA
- a CDS encoding DinB family protein: MTFPSSVQDAVSSLFYGGSANVSWQQALDGLDGEQATRQPPNLPHSVAALVAHVQFWQTYLLAVFRGEDPAWIEHAPEGWPTVTAASWPPLKEDFFAAMDALARYAQDEAFLMDLDPEGRFRTVPLTSFAAHGIYHLGQVVSVRQALGLWPPPGGGDTW; the protein is encoded by the coding sequence GTGACGTTTCCCTCCAGCGTTCAGGACGCGGTATCAAGCCTGTTTTACGGCGGCTCGGCCAACGTGTCGTGGCAGCAGGCACTCGACGGGCTGGACGGCGAGCAGGCCACCCGGCAGCCGCCCAATCTGCCGCACAGCGTAGCTGCCCTGGTCGCCCACGTGCAGTTCTGGCAGACGTACCTGCTGGCGGTGTTCCGGGGCGAAGACCCTGCCTGGATCGAGCATGCCCCGGAAGGCTGGCCCACCGTGACGGCGGCAAGCTGGCCCCCGCTGAAGGAAGATTTCTTCGCCGCTATGGACGCGCTGGCCCGCTACGCCCAGGACGAGGCCTTTCTGATGGACCTCGACCCGGAAGGGCGCTTCCGTACCGTGCCGCTGACCAGCTTCGCGGCGCACGGCATCTACCATCTGGGGCAGGTGGTGAGCGTGCGGCAGGCGCTGGGACTGTGGCCCCCACCGGGCGGCGGCGATACGTGGTGA
- a CDS encoding alpha/beta hydrolase translates to MDYTHDFDTAVQTFVLTDLPASTPADAEFFLKTGLEGWQTGHSELKFEGRTLRRAYPIGTLLSFKVSRDVPGSEEGDAWGQRRPDRCQVVTGDATHELSVQSWMDSPLSERPSTLSAQTSLLNVHSPELGDEFAVLVWQPPQAKTAGQRFPVLYLHDGQNVFDQATAFAGRTWKAAEAAQALAEAGLPCILVAVTVRDAHRGSDYVPFEIAANGFHSSAAEYQAFLTGTLKLLIDARFPTWPDARHTAQAGSSFGGVASVYGGLSRPDVWGSIGAFSPSVWVQDSGLLAWSEQHPAPHTRVYVDMGDHEGTFTADAARLVNLTRWLAARLRQHVQDVVLTIGEGHWHNEDAWAARFPGFLRWWLEGLLD, encoded by the coding sequence GTGGACTACACCCACGATTTCGATACCGCCGTTCAGACCTTCGTACTGACCGACCTGCCCGCCAGCACCCCCGCCGACGCCGAGTTCTTTCTAAAGACCGGGCTGGAAGGCTGGCAGACCGGACACTCTGAACTGAAATTCGAGGGCCGAACGCTGCGCCGCGCGTATCCCATCGGCACGCTGCTCAGCTTCAAGGTGTCGCGGGATGTGCCGGGCAGCGAGGAAGGCGACGCCTGGGGCCAGCGACGGCCTGACCGCTGCCAGGTGGTGACGGGCGACGCCACCCACGAACTGAGCGTACAGAGCTGGATGGACAGCCCGCTGAGTGAGCGTCCATCCACCCTGTCGGCGCAGACCTCGCTGCTGAACGTTCACAGCCCTGAACTCGGCGACGAGTTTGCGGTGCTGGTGTGGCAGCCCCCGCAGGCGAAAACGGCGGGGCAGCGCTTCCCGGTGCTGTATCTGCACGATGGGCAGAACGTCTTCGATCAGGCCACCGCGTTTGCGGGCCGGACGTGGAAGGCAGCCGAGGCGGCGCAGGCACTGGCCGAAGCAGGCTTGCCGTGCATCCTGGTGGCCGTCACCGTCCGGGACGCGCACCGGGGCAGCGATTATGTCCCCTTCGAGATTGCCGCCAACGGCTTTCACAGCAGCGCCGCCGAGTATCAGGCGTTCCTGACGGGCACGCTCAAACTGCTGATTGACGCCCGTTTCCCGACGTGGCCGGATGCCCGGCACACAGCCCAGGCGGGCAGCAGCTTCGGCGGCGTCGCCAGTGTGTACGGTGGCCTGAGCCGCCCCGACGTGTGGGGAAGCATCGGGGCTTTCAGTCCGAGCGTGTGGGTACAGGATTCCGGCCTGCTGGCGTGGAGTGAGCAGCACCCCGCCCCGCACACCCGTGTGTACGTGGATATGGGCGACCACGAGGGCACCTTTACCGCCGACGCCGCCAGACTGGTCAATCTGACGCGCTGGTTAGCCGCCCGCCTCCGACAGCATGTGCAGGACGTGGTTCTGACCATCGGTGAGGGCCACTGGCACAACGAGGACGCCTGGGCTGCCCGGTTTCCCGGCTTTCTGCGCTGGTGGCTGGAAGGACTGTTGGATTAA
- a CDS encoding DinB family protein: MTQSPSDQSTFVRLLPRLFRGGQAYVGVEATLSDLSSEQAATTPSNLPHSVAELLAHVNWWNAWMLEVIETGAPVPYPPHAADTWPSAQAADWDHLKAQFYMLLARIDTHAARPDLASPVNFEETIGELLADFALHTAHHFGQIISVRQAIGAWPPAGGGDSW; this comes from the coding sequence ATGACCCAGTCCCCAAGTGATCAGTCCACCTTCGTCCGTCTGCTGCCGCGCCTGTTCCGGGGCGGGCAGGCGTATGTCGGCGTGGAAGCCACCCTCAGCGACCTGAGCAGCGAACAGGCCGCCACCACGCCCAGCAACCTGCCGCACTCTGTTGCCGAGCTGCTGGCACACGTCAACTGGTGGAATGCCTGGATGCTGGAGGTGATCGAAACGGGCGCTCCAGTTCCGTATCCGCCGCACGCCGCCGACACCTGGCCGAGCGCACAGGCTGCCGACTGGGATCATCTGAAGGCGCAGTTCTATATGCTCCTGGCCCGCATCGACACCCACGCCGCCCGGCCCGATCTTGCCAGCCCGGTCAACTTCGAGGAGACGATAGGCGAACTGCTGGCCGACTTCGCGCTGCACACCGCGCACCACTTCGGGCAGATCATCAGCGTGCGGCAGGCCATTGGCGCGTGGCCCCCGGCAGGCGGAGGCGATAGCTGGTGA
- a CDS encoding L-glutamate gamma-semialdehyde dehydrogenase, whose translation MSSSTLLEGLLPFEHAPYFNFAAPDVAQAQRDAFAQVRRMYVGHTFPLLIGGQEAQGSGTFAVGNPGDTRESVWHFQNATPAQLEEAVQHAAQAFEEWRFSDPLQRASIFMRAAELLRARRMEFNAVMGLENGKNWAEADGEIAECVDHFEVFARETLKWAQGKPVYPMPSEHVTTTYEALGVVAVISPWNFPAAIPLGMALGALAAGNTVLWKPASETPLSSYLMIELLFQAGLPRAAIQFLTGTDDVLGDPLVDHKHVRMIAFTGSREIGCRIYERAAKVQPGQKWLKRVMAEMGGKDATVVCADADLDAAALGIAQAAFGYAGQKCSACSRAVVEDSVYDEVLSKVVAHAQAIRAGLPEDNGEIGPVIHEGSARRILEYVEAGKTSARLMTGGERVPGMHGAYLQPTIFADVDSRDPLFQEEIFGPVLTFTRASDWRHALELANDSDYGLTGSFYSRDAFKVSEARRLFHVGNLYINRKCTGAMSGTHAFGGYGMSGTNAKVGGPDYLFWFLQTKTVAQRY comes from the coding sequence ATGTCCAGTTCTACCCTGCTCGAAGGTCTGCTGCCGTTTGAACACGCCCCCTATTTCAACTTTGCCGCCCCAGACGTGGCGCAGGCCCAGCGCGACGCTTTCGCGCAGGTGCGCCGCATGTACGTGGGCCACACCTTCCCGCTTCTGATCGGCGGGCAGGAGGCGCAGGGCAGCGGCACCTTTGCTGTCGGCAACCCTGGCGACACCCGCGAGAGCGTGTGGCACTTCCAGAACGCCACGCCTGCCCAGCTTGAGGAAGCCGTGCAGCACGCGGCGCAGGCGTTCGAGGAGTGGAGATTCTCCGATCCGCTGCAACGTGCGAGCATCTTCATGCGGGCGGCGGAACTGCTGCGGGCACGCCGGATGGAATTCAATGCCGTGATGGGCCTGGAAAACGGCAAGAACTGGGCCGAGGCCGACGGCGAAATTGCCGAGTGCGTCGATCATTTCGAGGTATTCGCCCGCGAAACGCTGAAGTGGGCGCAGGGCAAGCCGGTGTACCCGATGCCGAGCGAGCACGTGACCACCACGTATGAGGCGCTGGGCGTGGTGGCGGTTATCTCGCCCTGGAATTTTCCGGCGGCGATTCCGCTGGGCATGGCACTGGGCGCACTGGCGGCGGGCAATACCGTGCTGTGGAAACCCGCCTCCGAAACGCCGCTGAGCAGTTACCTGATGATCGAACTGCTGTTTCAGGCGGGGCTGCCACGCGCCGCCATTCAGTTTCTGACCGGCACCGACGACGTGCTGGGCGATCCGCTGGTAGACCACAAACACGTTCGCATGATCGCCTTTACCGGAAGCCGCGAGATCGGCTGCCGCATCTATGAGCGGGCGGCAAAGGTGCAGCCGGGGCAGAAATGGCTGAAGCGCGTGATGGCCGAGATGGGCGGCAAGGATGCCACGGTAGTGTGTGCCGACGCCGACCTGGACGCCGCTGCCCTGGGGATCGCGCAGGCGGCCTTCGGGTACGCGGGCCAGAAGTGCAGCGCGTGCAGCCGCGCCGTCGTAGAAGACAGCGTGTACGACGAGGTGCTGAGCAAGGTGGTAGCCCACGCGCAGGCGATCCGGGCCGGGCTGCCGGAAGACAACGGCGAAATCGGCCCGGTCATCCACGAGGGCAGCGCCCGGCGCATCCTGGAGTACGTGGAGGCGGGTAAAACCTCGGCTCGCCTGATGACGGGCGGAGAACGGGTGCCCGGCATGCACGGCGCGTACCTCCAGCCCACCATCTTTGCCGACGTGGACAGCCGCGACCCGCTGTTTCAGGAGGAAATCTTCGGCCCGGTGCTCACCTTTACCCGCGCTTCCGACTGGCGGCACGCGCTGGAACTGGCGAACGATTCCGATTACGGCCTGACCGGAAGCTTCTATTCCCGCGACGCCTTCAAAGTCAGCGAGGCCCGCCGCCTGTTTCATGTGGGCAATCTGTACATCAACCGCAAATGCACCGGGGCCATGAGCGGCACGCACGCCTTCGGCGGCTACGGCATGAGCGGCACCAATGCCAAAGTCGGCGGGCCAGATTACCTGTTCTGGTTTTTGCAGACCAAGACGGTGGCGCAGCGGTACTGA
- the ablA gene encoding lysine 2,3-aminomutase, with protein MTLHPQATLRAQQMLPRNHRAAKWADVPDAQWYDWKWQLKNRINTVEELEEVLTLTESERAGASAQGIFRLDITPYFASLMDRDDPTCPVRRQVIPTHHELESFTSMMEDSLAEDKHSPVPGLVHRYPDRVLMLVTTQCASYCRYCTRSRIVGDPTETFNPAEYRAQLDYLRNSPQVRDVLLSGGDPLTLAPKVLAGLLSELRAIEHIEIIRIGTRVPVFMPMRVTQELCDVLSAHHPLWMNIHVNHPKEITPEVADACDRLTRAGVPLGNQSVLLRGVNDHPVIMQKLLRELVKIRVRPYYIYQCDLVHGAGHLRTTVAKGLEIMESLRGHTSGYSVPTYVVDAPGGGGKIPVAPNYVLAQSADKLILRNFEGYIAAYSEPTDYTGPDMPVPAEWERSEPGQSGIWGLMQGERISIQPEGFNATHQRPGAVQHRLNSREDKWAAYGVGAGETVTDTAPDGMMQVPVSGD; from the coding sequence ATGACCCTGCACCCGCAAGCCACCCTCCGCGCTCAGCAGATGCTGCCGCGCAACCACCGCGCCGCCAAATGGGCCGATGTGCCCGACGCCCAGTGGTACGACTGGAAATGGCAACTGAAGAACCGCATCAACACCGTTGAAGAACTCGAAGAAGTGCTGACGCTCACCGAGTCCGAGCGGGCCGGAGCCAGCGCCCAGGGCATCTTCCGGCTCGATATCACGCCGTATTTCGCGTCGCTGATGGACAGAGACGACCCGACCTGCCCGGTGCGCCGTCAGGTGATTCCGACCCATCACGAGCTGGAGTCGTTTACCAGCATGATGGAAGACAGCCTGGCCGAAGACAAACACAGCCCCGTGCCTGGCCTGGTTCACCGCTACCCCGACCGCGTGCTGATGCTGGTCACGACCCAGTGTGCCAGCTACTGCCGCTACTGCACGCGCTCGCGCATCGTGGGCGACCCCACCGAAACCTTCAACCCCGCCGAATACCGCGCCCAGCTCGACTATCTGAGGAACAGCCCCCAGGTGCGCGACGTGCTGCTGTCAGGCGGCGATCCGCTCACGCTCGCGCCCAAAGTGCTGGCGGGTCTGTTGTCCGAGCTGCGGGCCATCGAGCACATCGAAATTATCCGCATCGGAACGCGGGTGCCGGTCTTCATGCCGATGCGCGTGACGCAGGAACTCTGCGACGTGCTGAGCGCCCACCATCCGCTCTGGATGAACATTCACGTCAACCACCCCAAGGAGATCACGCCGGAGGTGGCCGACGCCTGCGACCGCCTGACCCGTGCGGGTGTGCCGCTGGGAAACCAGAGCGTGCTGCTGCGCGGCGTGAACGACCATCCGGTCATCATGCAGAAGCTGCTGCGCGAACTCGTCAAGATTCGCGTGCGGCCCTATTACATCTATCAGTGCGACCTGGTGCACGGTGCGGGGCACCTGCGAACCACCGTCGCCAAGGGGCTGGAGATCATGGAGAGCCTGCGCGGGCATACCAGCGGCTACAGCGTGCCGACCTACGTGGTGGACGCGCCCGGCGGCGGCGGCAAGATTCCCGTCGCGCCCAATTACGTGCTGGCTCAGAGTGCCGACAAGCTGATTCTGCGGAATTTCGAGGGGTACATCGCCGCGTATAGCGAACCCACCGACTACACCGGCCCCGACATGCCCGTTCCCGCCGAGTGGGAGAGATCGGAGCCAGGTCAGAGCGGTATCTGGGGGCTGATGCAAGGCGAGCGCATCAGCATTCAGCCGGAAGGCTTCAATGCCACCCACCAACGGCCCGGCGCGGTACAGCACCGCCTGAACAGCCGCGAAGACAAGTGGGCCGCTTACGGCGTGGGGGCA